A part of Anaerotignum faecicola genomic DNA contains:
- a CDS encoding CdaR family protein gives MKKFQELLTKDLGWKLLSIAIAATMWFMVINITQPVDTRSYSRPLTLENMDTLTSRGLTVGNAEELKNTKITVKVKAQRTALDRLSQNPDWITASVDLSELAYAVNGDSVALPVNVSIDQGGTAYAISSKAPAVVEAQVETLRTKEFPIEVELNGKPDSDITLSDPVLSAETVTVSGPVSLVRQVAKVKAIINAEELEENTDIHAKLACYDYHGAEVTGVSLNIREVTVSYAVHDAKQVPIQVDITGTPANGYQVGTVSCSPKYAEVTGSKEDLDALLSIHLDSIDVSGRTAAVTKTFNLENYLPDGISLNDDNRSSVQVTVAIETAQKGKQFTLDESRLTILGQEDGKTYSFGTAHVTVTGDSSSLNGLRAEDLNGSVHVNGMSEGTHRVLVHLDLPNGLNASPVYIDVTVSGDGSASANE, from the coding sequence ATGAAAAAATTTCAGGAATTACTGACGAAGGATCTTGGCTGGAAGCTGCTTTCCATTGCCATTGCCGCGACCATGTGGTTTATGGTAATCAACATCACGCAGCCTGTGGATACGCGCAGCTACAGCAGACCTTTAACCTTGGAAAATATGGATACACTGACCTCCCGCGGGCTGACCGTCGGCAATGCGGAGGAGCTGAAAAACACAAAAATTACCGTAAAGGTGAAGGCACAGCGAACCGCACTGGACAGACTGAGCCAGAACCCCGACTGGATTACCGCCTCGGTGGATTTATCCGAGCTGGCTTATGCAGTGAACGGGGATTCCGTTGCGCTGCCCGTCAATGTTTCCATTGATCAGGGCGGTACAGCCTATGCCATCAGCAGCAAGGCACCTGCCGTTGTGGAGGCACAGGTGGAAACCCTGCGAACAAAGGAATTTCCCATTGAGGTAGAATTAAACGGCAAGCCCGACAGTGACATTACCCTTTCCGACCCTGTTCTGAGCGCAGAGACCGTAACCGTTTCCGGTCCCGTATCTCTGGTGCGGCAGGTTGCGAAGGTAAAGGCAATCATCAACGCGGAGGAGCTGGAAGAAAATACAGATATTCACGCAAAGCTTGCCTGCTATGATTACCATGGCGCAGAGGTAACGGGCGTTTCGCTGAACATCCGCGAGGTAACGGTTTCCTATGCGGTACATGATGCAAAGCAGGTGCCGATTCAGGTGGATATCACAGGCACGCCTGCAAACGGCTATCAGGTCGGCACGGTTTCCTGCTCGCCGAAATATGCAGAGGTGACAGGCTCTAAAGAGGATTTGGATGCCCTGCTTTCCATTCATCTGGACAGCATTGACGTTTCGGGGCGCACTGCCGCAGTGACAAAGACATTCAATCTGGAAAATTATCTGCCGGACGGCATTTCCTTAAATGATGACAACCGCAGCAGCGTACAGGTAACGGTTGCCATCGAGACGGCGCAGAAAGGAAAGCAGTTCACACTGGATGAATCCCGTTTAACCATTCTGGGGCAGGAGGACGGCAAGACCTACTCTTTCGGGACGGCACATGTCACCGTTACAGGCGACAGCAGCAGCCTGAACGGACTGCGCGCAGAGGATCTGAATGGCAGTGTGCATGTAAACGGCATGTCCGAAGGGACGCATCGAGTTCTGGTGCATCTGGATTTGCCCAACGGCTTGAACGCAAGCCCTGTTTATATTGATGTAACCGTTTCCGGTGACGGCAGTGCATCGGCGAACGAATAA
- the glmM gene encoding phosphoglucosamine mutase, producing MARLFGTDGVRGVANTELTGELAFRLGRAGAYVLTKETKHAPRILVAMDTRISGDMLESALVSGICSVGAHAVVAGVIPTPAVAYLVRKYRLDAGVMISASHNPVEYNGIKFFNNQGYKLSDALEDEIENIIMSHPEILPSPTGIGLGTKEYAEDALDDYIAFLTRTTTEKFDGIKVALDCANGAAYKAAPIAMLDLGASLCIIHNEPDGTNINDKCGSTHMDDLKEMVVKNGADIGFAFDGDADRCLAVDEKGNLIDGDKILAICGLDMKERGALAKDTIVGTVMSNLGLTMMGKEKDIHILQTSVGDRYVLERMLADGYNIGGEQSGHVIFLDHNTTGDGTLTAIQLLSVLKRSGKKASELAGIMQTMPQVLVNARVNNAKKNSYMEDDVVRRGIAELEEKFAQDGRVLIRTSGTEPLVRVMIEGTDIKKMDAEARKLAALIEERLQ from the coding sequence ATGGCTAGATTATTTGGTACAGACGGCGTAAGAGGTGTTGCAAACACAGAATTGACAGGCGAGCTGGCGTTCCGCTTAGGCAGAGCCGGTGCGTATGTGCTGACAAAGGAAACAAAGCACGCCCCCCGTATTCTGGTTGCTATGGATACCCGTATCAGTGGGGATATGCTGGAAAGCGCACTGGTTTCCGGCATCTGCTCTGTCGGCGCGCACGCAGTTGTGGCAGGGGTGATCCCCACGCCTGCGGTTGCGTATCTGGTAAGAAAATACAGACTGGATGCAGGTGTTATGATTTCCGCATCCCATAACCCTGTGGAATATAACGGGATTAAATTCTTCAACAATCAGGGCTATAAGCTGAGCGATGCACTGGAGGATGAAATCGAAAACATTATCATGAGTCATCCGGAAATTCTGCCCAGTCCTACCGGCATTGGGCTTGGCACGAAGGAATATGCCGAGGATGCATTAGATGATTATATTGCATTTCTGACACGGACAACCACCGAAAAATTTGACGGCATCAAGGTTGCATTGGACTGTGCAAACGGGGCAGCCTACAAAGCGGCTCCCATTGCCATGCTTGATTTGGGCGCAAGCCTGTGCATCATCCATAATGAGCCTGACGGCACAAATATCAATGATAAATGCGGCTCCACCCACATGGATGATTTGAAAGAAATGGTTGTGAAAAACGGGGCGGATATCGGGTTCGCCTTTGACGGGGACGCTGACCGCTGTCTGGCTGTGGATGAAAAGGGCAACTTGATCGACGGGGATAAGATTCTTGCCATCTGCGGTCTGGATATGAAGGAAAGAGGCGCATTGGCGAAGGATACGATTGTCGGGACGGTGATGTCCAACCTTGGGCTGACGATGATGGGCAAGGAAAAGGATATCCATATTTTGCAGACCTCTGTCGGGGACAGATACGTTTTGGAACGGATGCTTGCGGATGGCTACAACATCGGCGGCGAGCAGAGCGGTCATGTTATCTTCCTTGACCACAACACTACGGGCGATGGCACGCTGACTGCCATTCAACTGCTTTCCGTACTGAAACGCAGCGGCAAGAAGGCATCCGAGCTGGCAGGCATTATGCAGACCATGCCACAGGTTCTGGTCAATGCGCGCGTGAATAATGCAAAGAAAAACAGCTACATGGAGGATGATGTGGTACGCAGAGGGATTGCGGAGCTGGAGGAAAAATTCGCACAGGACGGACGCGTGCTGATTCGTACCTCCGGCACAGAGCCACTGGTACGCGTGATGATTGAAGGGACAGATATTAAAAAAATGGATGCAGAGGCAAGAAAGCTTGCTGCGCTCATCGAAGAACGTTTGCAGTGA
- a CDS encoding tyrosine-type recombinase/integrase — MASIVKRKSKYSVVYDYTDENGKRRQRWETFSTNAEAKKRKKQIEYEQDSGTFFIPTAKTLNDLLDEYMSIYGVNTWAMSTYESRRGLARNYITPIIGDMLLSDITPRMMDKYYRDLLSVKTVSVNNRKPTSEYLTPHTVREIHKLLRSAFNQAVRWELISRNPVLNATLPKEEHKERDIWTAETLSKAMEVCDDPILSLALNLAFSCSLRIGEMLGLTWDCIDIAPQSIENGSAYIFVNKELQRVTRGALDDLSDKGVIKKFPPCIASTHTALVLKEPKTKTSIRRVYLPKTVAYMLVERKKEIDELMDLFGDEYIDNNLVFCSSNGRPMESQVINRAFNKLIKENGLPHVVFHSLRHSSITYKLKLNGGDMKSVQGDSGHAQVKMVADVYSHIIDEDRCINAQRLEEAFYSSKTPDPVEDTEPKTADTAVTESDESDAAKILELLKNPETAALLKQLAKAL; from the coding sequence ATGGCATCTATCGTGAAGCGTAAAAGCAAATATTCTGTGGTGTATGATTACACAGATGAAAACGGAAAACGCAGACAGCGTTGGGAAACCTTCAGCACAAATGCAGAAGCAAAAAAACGAAAAAAGCAAATTGAGTATGAGCAGGACTCTGGAACCTTCTTTATTCCTACGGCAAAGACCCTGAACGATCTGCTCGATGAATATATGTCCATCTATGGTGTAAATACCTGGGCAATGTCAACATATGAAAGCCGCCGTGGTCTGGCGAGAAACTACATAACTCCTATTATCGGAGATATGTTACTATCCGACATCACTCCAAGGATGATGGATAAGTATTACCGTGATCTGCTCTCTGTGAAAACGGTAAGCGTCAACAACCGCAAACCCACAAGCGAATATCTGACCCCGCATACAGTAAGAGAAATTCACAAGCTACTTCGCAGTGCCTTTAATCAGGCGGTGCGTTGGGAACTAATCAGCCGTAACCCTGTCCTGAATGCGACACTTCCCAAAGAAGAACATAAAGAACGGGATATATGGACTGCCGAAACGCTGAGCAAGGCTATGGAAGTCTGTGATGATCCTATCCTCTCCCTTGCCTTAAATCTGGCGTTCTCCTGCTCTTTACGCATTGGTGAAATGCTGGGCCTTACCTGGGACTGCATTGATATTGCACCACAGAGCATAGAAAATGGTTCAGCTTATATATTCGTCAACAAAGAGCTGCAACGGGTTACACGAGGTGCATTGGACGATTTGAGCGACAAAGGTGTTATTAAGAAGTTTCCACCTTGCATAGCCAGTACCCATACTGCTCTGGTCCTGAAAGAGCCTAAAACCAAAACCAGTATTCGCCGCGTGTACCTGCCGAAAACAGTTGCCTATATGCTGGTAGAGAGAAAAAAAGAAATTGATGAGCTGATGGATCTGTTTGGAGATGAATACATCGACAATAACCTGGTCTTTTGCTCCAGCAATGGCCGTCCGATGGAAAGCCAGGTGATTAACCGTGCTTTCAATAAACTTATCAAAGAAAACGGACTGCCTCATGTTGTATTCCATTCTCTCCGTCACTCCAGTATCACCTACAAGCTGAAACTCAATGGTGGCGATATGAAATCCGTCCAGGGCGACTCTGGTCATGCTCAGGTAAAAATGGTTGCAGATGTCTACTCTCACATCATCGACGAGGATCGCTGCATAAACGCTCAGCGATTGGAGGAAGCATTTTACTCATCCAAGACTCCTGACCCTGTTGAAGATACAGAGCCTAAAACTGCGGATACTGCCGTCACTGAAAGTGATGAAAGTGATGCAGCGAAGATACTGGAACTGCTTAAAAATCCCGAAACTGCCGCACTGCTCAAGCAGCTGGCAAAAGCTTTATAA
- a CDS encoding helix-turn-helix domain-containing protein, producing the protein MQKQRVKTSMSVPEMGKMLGLGKVESYWLVKKNYFKTIQAAGRMRVMLDSFEDWYAGQFHYKKVDGTPPGEKWRHTTMSVPEMADLLGLKSGTAYDLVKRGYFETTLIDRRIRIITSSFEAWYQKQTHYVKISERSNENGIYREA; encoded by the coding sequence ATGCAAAAACAAAGAGTAAAGACCAGTATGTCTGTACCAGAGATGGGCAAAATGCTTGGGCTTGGTAAAGTAGAATCCTACTGGTTGGTTAAAAAGAACTATTTCAAAACAATTCAAGCGGCCGGACGAATGAGAGTTATGCTGGATAGCTTTGAAGATTGGTATGCCGGCCAGTTCCACTATAAAAAAGTGGATGGTACACCGCCCGGAGAGAAATGGAGGCATACTACGATGTCAGTTCCGGAAATGGCGGATCTTTTGGGGCTGAAATCTGGCACAGCTTATGACCTTGTTAAAAGGGGCTATTTTGAGACGACCTTGATTGATCGAAGAATTCGTATCATTACCAGCAGTTTTGAAGCCTGGTATCAAAAGCAAACTCATTATGTGAAAATCTCAGAAAGGAGCAATGAAAATGGCATCTATCGTGAAGCGTAA
- a CDS encoding helix-turn-helix domain-containing protein has translation MFEARIAELNRFNEQNPVSYDKRTYTVDEIQDILGISRPTAYNLVKQGVFHSVRVGGHIRISKKSFDDWLDHADE, from the coding sequence ATGTTTGAAGCAAGAATTGCGGAATTGAACCGCTTTAATGAACAAAATCCTGTCAGCTATGACAAAAGAACCTATACGGTCGATGAGATTCAGGACATTCTGGGTATCAGTCGTCCCACAGCATATAATCTGGTAAAACAGGGTGTATTCCACAGCGTCAGAGTCGGCGGTCATATCCGCATTTCCAAAAAGAGCTTTGATGACTGGCTGGATCACGCAGATGAATGA
- a CDS encoding type II toxin-antitoxin system PemK/MazF family toxin translates to MKEDWIYKRGDLYYANLNPYFGSEQGGTRPVLVLQNNVGNFFCPTLIVAPLTSKWIKKKELPTHYALESVPELGLKSVVLLEQIKTIDKRRVLSYIGRVSREEMRAIDDALQVSLDIHIPEEMEAP, encoded by the coding sequence ATGAAAGAAGATTGGATTTATAAGCGTGGGGATTTATATTATGCCAATTTGAACCCTTATTTTGGATCAGAGCAAGGCGGCACCCGTCCTGTCCTGGTTCTTCAAAACAATGTGGGGAATTTTTTCTGCCCCACTTTGATCGTAGCTCCACTCACCAGTAAATGGATTAAGAAAAAGGAGCTGCCCACACACTATGCACTGGAGAGCGTTCCAGAGCTTGGACTGAAATCTGTTGTTCTGCTGGAGCAAATTAAAACGATTGATAAAAGGCGTGTTTTATCGTACATTGGGCGCGTATCTCGCGAAGAAATGAGAGCGATTGATGATGCTCTGCAAGTTAGTTTAGATATTCATATTCCGGAGGAAATGGAGGCTCCGTAA
- a CDS encoding sigma-70 family RNA polymerase sigma factor: MTRVFIWKNNSPQEWEEISFSAFSKARRNGCFTGRFFVETVKMFRDEDDRIIMECSRKDFEKYQQEDRHSRYLQEHEKSRSIFPASHVGDRDGTEEGYQDTDLFVDESVDTAEQAIQNLLLEDLHQALLKLSPAERDFILSYYEMKIPNATCLAQRYGITRQAADKRLKKIEEKIKKLVAIF, translated from the coding sequence ATGACGAGAGTATTCATTTGGAAAAATAACAGCCCACAGGAATGGGAGGAAATCAGTTTTTCAGCGTTCAGTAAGGCACGCCGCAATGGTTGCTTTACTGGGCGCTTTTTTGTTGAAACAGTCAAAATGTTCCGTGATGAAGATGACCGCATTATCATGGAATGTTCTCGCAAAGATTTTGAAAAATACCAACAGGAGGACCGCCACAGCCGCTATCTCCAGGAACATGAGAAAAGTCGCTCTATATTCCCGGCTTCTCATGTGGGAGATCGTGACGGCACAGAGGAAGGTTATCAGGATACAGATTTGTTTGTGGATGAATCTGTTGATACTGCGGAACAAGCTATTCAGAATTTACTTCTTGAGGATTTACACCAAGCTCTATTGAAACTGAGTCCAGCAGAACGAGATTTTATATTGTCCTATTATGAAATGAAAATACCAAATGCAACTTGTTTAGCCCAACGATATGGTATTACTCGGCAAGCCGCAGATAAGCGATTGAAAAAAATTGAAGAAAAAATAAAAAAGTTGGTTGCGATTTTCTAA
- a CDS encoding ImmA/IrrE family metallo-endopeptidase gives MSIPQIRTEAIEAVGRKILMEYDPSLLSGQPCPVPIETIIETKFDLILEFHTLRKNPKILGETIFDDGAVVLYDQIQRQYRMIAVRAGTILIDERLCDPSKLGRLRFTCAHELAHWVLHKKLYSGTGDVAAYNGNVSSDESHGIIERQADTLASALLMPLPQIKKCFYRLKIGRTDEQLIAEMANIFEVSKQAMQIRLKSRNLI, from the coding sequence TTGTCAATTCCACAAATCCGTACAGAAGCAATCGAGGCAGTAGGGCGAAAAATCCTGATGGAATATGATCCCTCTCTGCTATCCGGGCAACCATGTCCTGTGCCAATCGAAACCATTATCGAGACAAAGTTTGATCTAATCCTGGAGTTTCATACACTAAGAAAAAACCCCAAGATATTAGGGGAAACAATTTTCGATGACGGTGCTGTTGTCTTATATGACCAGATACAGAGACAGTATCGAATGATTGCAGTAAGAGCCGGTACAATCTTAATTGATGAACGGCTTTGTGATCCGTCAAAATTAGGGCGGCTCCGTTTTACCTGTGCCCATGAGCTGGCTCATTGGGTACTACATAAGAAGTTGTACTCTGGTACTGGAGATGTTGCTGCTTATAACGGAAATGTTTCTTCCGACGAAAGTCATGGCATAATTGAGCGTCAGGCGGATACTCTGGCTTCTGCTCTGCTGATGCCTTTACCGCAGATCAAAAAATGTTTTTACCGGCTTAAAATAGGCCGGACAGATGAACAGCTCATTGCTGAAATGGCAAATATTTTTGAGGTTTCCAAGCAAGCAATGCAGATTCGTCTAAAATCCAGAAACCTGATATAA
- a CDS encoding helix-turn-helix domain-containing protein, whose translation MGNITFGSFIAEKRKAHKFNLRDTAKHLNIAYGYLCDIEQSRRPAPTGDFVERISAFLNLDKSEHELLLDLAAKSRNTVSADLPDYIMEKDIVRAALRVAKEVDATDEEWQTFMKMLKERKR comes from the coding sequence GTGGGCAATATAACTTTTGGATCATTTATAGCCGAGAAACGCAAGGCGCACAAATTCAATTTACGCGATACAGCCAAGCATTTGAATATTGCTTACGGTTATCTGTGTGATATTGAGCAAAGCCGCCGTCCTGCTCCCACTGGAGATTTTGTGGAACGCATCTCTGCCTTTCTGAATTTGGATAAATCAGAACATGAGTTGCTTTTGGATCTGGCTGCAAAATCACGCAATACAGTATCTGCTGATTTGCCAGACTATATCATGGAAAAAGATATTGTTCGGGCAGCCTTGCGTGTGGCAAAAGAAGTAGATGCTACCGATGAAGAATGGCAGACATTTATGAAAATGCTAAAGGAGCGTAAACGATAG
- a CDS encoding helix-turn-helix transcriptional regulator encodes MQNSTNMRILELLRFLYERTDENHPATVSDIIAHLNGKGIQAVRQTVYADTNALIDAGIDIVVVKSTQNQYFMGNRLFEYPELKMLTDAVASSKIISAKKSEELVQKLCRLTSLHQAKQLQKFAALSSRVKPYNEKVYYIIDNIQTAIGNHQQIRFQYYEYTQEKKKILKHDGYYYVVNPYALEWKNDHYYLIGFSLKHQKIAHFRVDRLTSVENLETYFMPIEGFDVASYTNKMVDMFTSESSKEVTLLCENELMRVIIDHYGEDAAVDRYDDTHFTAKIEVNPSGTFYGWIFKFKGKIKILSPKECITEMQQIAQEFI; translated from the coding sequence ATGCAGAATTCAACAAATATGCGGATACTGGAATTACTCCGGTTTCTCTATGAGCGGACCGATGAAAACCATCCCGCCACAGTATCTGACATCATTGCCCATCTGAATGGAAAAGGAATTCAGGCAGTGCGGCAGACTGTTTACGCAGATACCAATGCGCTGATCGATGCGGGGATTGATATTGTGGTGGTTAAGAGTACCCAAAACCAATATTTTATGGGAAACCGCCTGTTTGAGTATCCAGAACTGAAAATGCTGACAGACGCAGTAGCATCCTCGAAGATCATTTCTGCCAAGAAGTCTGAGGAGCTGGTGCAGAAATTATGCCGTCTGACCAGTCTACATCAGGCAAAGCAGCTTCAAAAATTTGCTGCTTTATCCAGCCGTGTCAAACCGTATAATGAAAAGGTTTACTACATCATTGACAATATCCAAACAGCGATTGGAAACCATCAGCAAATTCGGTTCCAATACTATGAATATACTCAAGAAAAAAAGAAAATCTTAAAGCATGATGGATATTATTATGTCGTAAATCCTTATGCGCTTGAATGGAAAAATGACCATTACTATTTGATTGGATTTTCTCTGAAGCATCAGAAAATTGCTCACTTCCGTGTAGATCGGCTAACAAGTGTAGAAAATCTGGAAACTTACTTTATGCCGATAGAGGGATTTGATGTAGCCTCCTATACAAATAAAATGGTTGATATGTTTACATCGGAGTCATCGAAGGAAGTAACCCTTCTATGTGAAAACGAATTGATGAGAGTAATCATAGATCATTATGGAGAAGATGCTGCTGTTGATAGGTATGATGATACACACTTCACAGCCAAAATTGAAGTGAACCCCAGTGGAACTTTTTATGGCTGGATATTCAAATTCAAAGGGAAAATAAAAATTCTCTCTCCCAAAGAGTGCATTACGGAAATGCAGCAAATCGCTCAGGAATTTATATAG
- a CDS encoding DUF4261 domain-containing protein, translating to MSNKAFQQNLDDKKGPQPGGPYLIQMLFKEPVEMPDKEKMTAVMEKHIGSTECFCYDKKMAGFAAQEHIAEFKDGKCPVQLMVMKCDKFKGKGFDAFLMSQMWDCQEDRERIFRECKYQVVATDMLAATLPALERANLDADFLEALAELYPTCEAFYFQNCGKLFLAEDVRSHQIEGPDRFIRFGVNVRFFNIEGTEDMLIDTVGMSTLFLPDLQYHFHDMDPNWVVNHAYNVASYILEHDNPIGDGETIDGVADGQMCREIQWKCQYEDALIQPPRGVLDINMGNYASGGR from the coding sequence ATGAGCAATAAAGCTTTCCAGCAAAATCTGGACGACAAAAAAGGCCCCCAGCCCGGTGGCCCCTATCTCATTCAGATGCTGTTCAAAGAGCCGGTAGAAATGCCGGATAAAGAAAAAATGACTGCTGTAATGGAGAAGCACATCGGATCAACAGAGTGCTTCTGTTATGATAAGAAAATGGCTGGCTTTGCCGCACAGGAGCATATTGCAGAGTTCAAGGACGGAAAATGCCCGGTGCAGCTGATGGTGATGAAATGCGACAAGTTCAAGGGCAAAGGCTTTGATGCCTTCCTGATGAGCCAGATGTGGGACTGCCAGGAGGACCGGGAGCGGATCTTCCGGGAGTGCAAATATCAGGTGGTAGCCACCGATATGCTGGCTGCGACACTTCCGGCGCTGGAGCGTGCCAACCTGGATGCCGACTTTTTGGAGGCTCTTGCGGAGCTGTACCCCACCTGTGAGGCATTCTATTTCCAGAACTGCGGCAAGCTGTTTCTGGCAGAGGATGTACGCTCCCACCAGATTGAGGGTCCGGATCGGTTCATCCGCTTTGGGGTCAATGTCCGCTTCTTTAACATTGAGGGCACTGAGGATATGCTCATCGACACGGTGGGCATGAGTACCCTGTTTCTGCCCGACCTCCAGTACCACTTCCACGACATGGACCCAAACTGGGTGGTAAACCACGCCTATAATGTTGCGTCCTATATTCTGGAGCATGATAATCCCATTGGGGATGGTGAAACCATAGACGGCGTGGCGGATGGCCAGATGTGTCGGGAGATCCAGTGGAAGTGCCAGTATGAGGACGCCCTGATCCAGCCGCCCAGAGGGGTGCTGGACATCAACATGGGAAACTATGCTTCGGGAGGACGCTGA
- a CDS encoding DUF3885 domain-containing protein: MLAKRFEHILHDLGMAGLEHPLFYHAPVGIRFKIGGEEPIYLDRRAAKLKTNPAYVQGALDRAAAIYRALPAVPDLLRIDGYPDEEPAESLLTVIRQRVGLPVPDEQLSATEQDEDGDTHAQVQFYWDLSKISFQPELLLREIILGDIGGWNGFVSSVYLAGPGPFLYHLYDDRGLDVLGGSQKLLLPLYHQFHDWILEYDLEKIDQMFAPAKE, encoded by the coding sequence ATGCTGGCAAAGCGGTTTGAACACATTTTACATGATCTGGGCATGGCTGGGCTGGAACACCCTCTGTTCTACCATGCACCGGTGGGCATTCGTTTTAAGATCGGCGGGGAGGAACCAATCTATCTGGATAGGCGTGCGGCGAAGCTGAAAACCAACCCCGCTTATGTTCAGGGGGCGCTGGACCGAGCCGCCGCGATCTATCGGGCACTTCCGGCGGTGCCGGACCTTCTGCGGATCGACGGGTATCCCGATGAAGAACCCGCCGAGTCCCTGCTGACCGTTATCCGGCAGCGAGTGGGCCTCCCAGTTCCCGATGAACAACTTTCGGCCACAGAGCAGGATGAAGATGGGGATACCCATGCACAAGTGCAGTTTTACTGGGATCTCAGCAAGATCAGCTTTCAACCAGAGCTGCTTCTTCGGGAAATCATTCTGGGGGACATCGGCGGCTGGAACGGCTTTGTGTCCAGCGTCTATCTGGCTGGGCCGGGGCCGTTCCTCTACCATTTGTACGATGACCGTGGGCTGGATGTGCTGGGCGGCTCACAGAAGCTGCTATTGCCTCTCTATCATCAATTTCATGACTGGATTTTGGAATACGATCTGGAGAAGATTGACCAGATGTTCGCTCCAGCAAAAGAATGA
- a CDS encoding SF0329 family protein — protein sequence MSNSRVSTWSGIRNKLENDYLCPALRGHIQYFATSYSKSADHEGRAAIRVDGVEVLRSNYYTYFENVWTKFHHLRSTTLKDHDSAKEAINQAHAYALEQGTFDQKVFYEAFGIFDNQSIEKSLVSENPLVRIFALLDRRLGKRRLLALEDSMEQELDWVRAFYVIRLQAEGLMEANNI from the coding sequence ATGTCAAACAGTAGAGTATCCACTTGGAGTGGAATCCGGAACAAATTGGAGAATGACTACCTGTGCCCGGCACTCCGGGGCCACATCCAGTATTTTGCCACCAGTTACAGCAAAAGCGCCGACCATGAGGGCCGGGCCGCCATTCGTGTGGACGGCGTGGAAGTGCTGCGGAGCAACTACTACACCTATTTTGAAAATGTGTGGACGAAATTTCATCACTTGCGCTCCACCACGCTGAAAGATCACGACTCCGCAAAAGAGGCCATCAATCAGGCTCATGCCTATGCGCTGGAGCAGGGCACCTTTGACCAAAAGGTGTTCTATGAGGCGTTTGGGATCTTTGACAACCAGAGCATCGAGAAAAGCCTTGTCAGCGAGAATCCCCTTGTCCGTATCTTTGCCCTTCTGGATCGCAGGCTTGGCAAGCGCCGCCTGCTGGCTTTGGAGGACTCCATGGAGCAGGAACTGGACTGGGTGCGGGCTTTCTATGTGATCCGGTTGCAGGCCGAAGGGCTGATGGAAGCGAATAACATTTAG
- a CDS encoding DUF4304 domain-containing protein gives MEKKDFPKGTKPREIFVYTCERIAEPLNPLGYKYRKSKNDIYKKDGIFVFSFYFSPSIRFGSTTFTAFFDVSSPVIAQWRSEQEGTEETYDGIVGTSIARLTHRYDDFPRYEVSTLLERERSIQEISGQIQDYALPFFARFSNLPKLLDDVEQEGFFPHRKGFDVPKRNREFIECFREYLQKQ, from the coding sequence ATGGAGAAGAAGGATTTTCCCAAGGGAACCAAGCCCCGTGAGATCTTCGTCTATACCTGTGAGCGGATCGCGGAGCCTTTGAACCCGCTGGGCTACAAATACCGCAAGAGCAAAAATGACATCTACAAAAAAGACGGCATCTTTGTGTTCTCCTTTTACTTTTCCCCCTCCATCCGCTTTGGCTCCACCACTTTTACTGCCTTCTTCGATGTGAGTTCCCCGGTGATTGCCCAGTGGCGCAGTGAGCAGGAAGGGACGGAGGAAACCTATGATGGTATCGTGGGTACCTCCATCGCCCGGCTGACCCACCGGTATGATGACTTCCCCCGCTATGAGGTATCTACTCTGCTGGAGCGGGAACGCTCTATCCAGGAAATTTCCGGGCAGATCCAGGACTATGCACTACCATTCTTTGCCCGGTTTTCCAATCTGCCCAAGCTGCTGGACGATGTGGAACAGGAGGGGTTCTTCCCCCATCGGAAGGGGTTCGATGTCCCTAAGCGGAATCGGGAGTTCATCGAATGCTTCCGGGAGTATCTCCAAAAGCAGTAG